A genomic stretch from Rhodomicrobium vannielii ATCC 17100 includes:
- a CDS encoding glutathione S-transferase family protein: MPTTLIHFPLCPASRAIRVALFECGIEADLSEVKPWALARDFLNINPAGTLPVLMLDARAICGVYPVVEYLSESTPRETGAAARAQIWPGLPVERAEARRVADWFLTKFDAEVSQSLLDEKLYKPMARGRLAPDLPAIRACRSNLRYHLSYISFLSDQRKWLGGDHISFADVAAAAQLSVMDYLSEIPWTEFPEAKAWYQRLKSRPSFRSILADRIPGFSPPETYADLDF, from the coding sequence ATGCCGACGACGCTGATTCATTTTCCGCTTTGCCCGGCCTCGCGCGCTATTCGTGTGGCGCTGTTCGAGTGCGGCATCGAGGCGGATCTGTCGGAGGTGAAGCCTTGGGCGCTCGCGCGCGACTTCCTCAACATCAACCCGGCGGGGACGTTGCCCGTTCTCATGCTCGATGCTCGGGCGATTTGCGGTGTATACCCGGTCGTCGAATATCTCTCCGAATCGACGCCGCGCGAAACGGGTGCCGCGGCACGGGCGCAGATCTGGCCGGGATTGCCCGTGGAGCGGGCGGAGGCGCGGCGCGTGGCCGACTGGTTCCTCACCAAATTCGATGCCGAGGTGAGCCAGAGCCTGCTCGACGAGAAGCTTTACAAGCCGATGGCGCGCGGGCGCCTCGCGCCGGACCTTCCTGCGATCCGCGCTTGCCGCTCGAATTTGCGTTATCATCTCTCCTACATCAGCTTTTTAAGCGATCAGCGGAAATGGCTCGGCGGCGATCATATCAGTTTCGCCGATGTCGCGGCGGCGGCGCAGCTTTCGGTGATGGACTATCTGTCCGAGATCCCGTGGACGGAGTTCCCCGAGGCGAAGGCGTGGTATCAGCGCCTGAAATCGCGGCCGTCGTTCAGATCCATTCTCGCCGATCGAATACCGGGCTTCA
- a CDS encoding complex I NDUFA9 subunit family protein gives MASANGNSTVVTVFGGSGFLGRYVVQALAKAGFRIKVAVRRPELALYLQPLGSVGQIALVSANVRDEKSVAEAVRGADAVVNLVGILAPSGRQRFKAVHADAPELIAKAARAAGVKRFVHVSAIGADRLSHSAYARTKGEGEARALAAFPQTVILRPSLVFGPEDQFFNRFAGLAALSPVLPLIGGNTRFQPVYVGDVARAVTAAVEGRATEGAVYELGGPSVYTFREILQKVCEWTQRPRVLLPVPFWAAKIQAFFVQALPGAPITLDQVRLLQNDNIVGAEAIRDQRTLEGLGVTEPKSIEVIVPPYLQRYRPRGEFSTGRAAAF, from the coding sequence ATGGCATCTGCAAATGGAAATTCGACCGTGGTCACCGTTTTCGGCGGCTCCGGATTTCTCGGCCGATATGTGGTTCAGGCGTTGGCGAAGGCGGGGTTCCGCATCAAGGTGGCTGTGCGCCGCCCGGAACTCGCGCTGTATCTCCAGCCGCTCGGCTCGGTCGGCCAGATTGCGCTTGTCAGCGCCAATGTACGTGACGAGAAGTCCGTCGCCGAGGCCGTGAGAGGCGCGGACGCGGTCGTGAACCTCGTTGGCATCCTCGCGCCGTCGGGCCGTCAGCGCTTCAAGGCGGTGCATGCGGACGCGCCGGAACTTATCGCGAAGGCGGCGCGCGCGGCAGGCGTGAAACGCTTCGTCCATGTCTCCGCCATCGGCGCGGACCGGCTTTCGCACTCGGCCTATGCCCGCACGAAGGGGGAGGGCGAGGCCCGCGCTCTGGCCGCTTTCCCGCAAACCGTGATCCTGCGTCCGTCGCTGGTGTTCGGGCCGGAGGATCAGTTTTTCAACCGCTTCGCCGGGCTCGCGGCCCTGTCGCCGGTGCTGCCGCTCATCGGTGGCAACACGCGATTCCAGCCCGTCTATGTCGGCGATGTCGCGCGCGCCGTGACGGCGGCAGTCGAGGGACGCGCCACAGAGGGCGCCGTTTACGAACTCGGCGGCCCGAGCGTCTACACCTTCCGCGAAATCCTCCAGAAAGTCTGCGAGTGGACGCAGCGGCCCCGCGTTCTGCTGCCGGTGCCGTTCTGGGCGGCGAAAATACAGGCGTTTTTCGTTCAGGCGCTTCCGGGCGCGCCGATCACGCTGGATCAGGTTCGCCTGCTCCAGAACGACAACATCGTCGGAGCCGAGGCGATCCGCGACCAGCGCACACTTGAGGGCCTGGGTGTCACGGAGCCGAAAAGCATCGAGGTCATCGTGCCGCCCTATCTCCAGCGCTACCGGCCGAGGGGTGAGTTCTCCACCGGCCGCGCCGCCGCGTTTTAG